The following are encoded together in the Peromyscus leucopus breed LL Stock chromosome 1, UCI_PerLeu_2.1, whole genome shotgun sequence genome:
- the C1H19orf84 gene encoding uncharacterized protein C19orf84 homolog codes for MGLAGSSFAPPLPVKAPEGSRKDFRRVEKMEERKDKASCNRDNLSLPLAGNEAWPDPATPALPPSLLSTLDPAHLGLPEQLASVTVPIRLDTLSYLLHSALLGTYSFQQSLPPCSCSAQPCHMAPDTVRRPPRRWDQARGGCEIERRPSRGRGRGRGQSRWGPGRAKELERSMARGPGAGPKAQPATPPSQEEQKEAGGLEPPLPPAPLSEDWETDY; via the exons ATGGGCCTTGCCGGTTcttcttttgcccctccccttcctgttaAAGCCCCAGAAGGATCTAGAAAAGATTTCAGACGCGTTGAGAAGATGGAAGAGCGAAAAGATAAGGCTTCGTGCAATAG GGACAACCTTTCCCTGCCGTTAGCCGGGAATGAGGCATGGCCTGATCCAGCCACCCCAGCCCTGCCACCCTCACTTCTGAGCACCCTAGACCCAGCCCACCTGGGGCTCCCTGAGCAACTGGCTTCTGTCACTGTCCCCATCCGCCTGGACACTCTGTCCTACCTCCTACATAGTGCCCTCCTGGGGACCTACAGCTTCCAACAGTCCTTACCCCCTTGCTCCTGCTCTGCTCAGCCATGCCACATGGCACCAGACACAGTCAGGAGGCCTCCCAGGAGATGGGACCAGGCCCGTGGGGGCTGTGAGATTGAGCGCAGGCCTTCCCGGGGCAGGGGTAGGGGCCGGGGCCAGTCACGATGGGGCCCTGGGAGAGCCAAAGAGCTGGAGAGGAGCATGGCAAGAGGTCCTGGGGCTGGCCCCAAGGCCCAACCAGCGACACCACCATcgcaggaggagcagaaggaagcTGGAGGACTGGAGCCACCCCTGCCTCCAGCACCTTTGTCTGAAGACTGGGAGACAGACTACTAG